The nucleotide sequence TGCTCAAGGTAGCCCGAACCGTGTCTATCGCTTCAATCCATGGGCCAATAGGGTCACTATTAGCTTGTCTTGGCACATCAACGAGGGTGGAAAGGGCACGCCGAACCTCACGTTCGTCAATCACACGAATCCCTGGAATATGGCGCCGTAATAGCCCGTAGGCGTGGGCGTGTACCGTACTAATAGTTGTCTCAGTCACCCCGACACGGGCGCGCAATTCCTCAGCCGCTCTCGTGTTATAGACCAGACTTAACACACTGTCTGGAGGTGTTTTTCTTGCACCAAGAATGGTGGCTAATCGGGCTGAAAGGACCCGCGTTTTGCCACTTCCCGCAGGTGCTGGCACACGGACGGCACCATGCCCCGCCTGAATGGCACCTTGTTGGTCAGGTGTGAGACTAGCGAGTACCTCCGGATCTACCGGCCTTCCAACCGGACTGATGATCCCACGTTCAATATCTTCTCGATGGACCACAACCTGATTGATGGCACAGGCATCTCGTGGCCCTCCGTCAACCCACGCCACACGCCCATCAGGTAACACAATATCGCCCAGCTGATCAGCACTCGCTGCCGTGATGCCTTGATATTGCAACGCTCTACGAGTGTGCCACCATGTCCCTTCCGGTGATTCGGCGGTGGTAAATCGCATGTCCACCGTATTAGCCCAAACAAGAAACCGGAGGCGTTCTCTTGGGAAAAGAAACCCCAATCCCAATGCCCAGGCCGGCTCATCGGTACGTTCTTCAACAAGGAACTCGGCAGGGTCAATACCTAGCTCAATAACGATTGGGGTCCGGGTGGCCCAGGCACGGTGGAGTTCAGTGATTGTGGGATGATCTGCCCGGATCGTGTACTCATCGACACGAATACGCTGGGCACTCGCTAAGGATGGTGGTTGGAGCTGACCGGGGAGAACAACAACGCCTCGGCCAAGTGCGGGAGGAGCGTCAAGGGGATTGGCCACCGCTATTCACTCACAATCTTGCTACTCCCCGCTTGGCGTAGAACACGAATACGGTTTGGTAACCGTTCTGCCAGTTCAGGCACGTGTGTAATCACACCAACCATACGGTCTGTTGCACCAAGTTGTTCAAGTGCTTGGGCAGCCTGGTCTAAGGCATCACTGTCAAGACTCCCAAATCCTTCATCAATAAATAAGCTGTCGATGGCTACCGGACTGGCTGCAATGCGGTGGATATAGTCAGCAAGTGCGAGGGCAAGCGCCAAACTCGCCAAGAAGGTTTCTCCCCCACTGAGGGTACGCACACTCCGGGTGAGATTGGCATTCGAGCGGTCGATCACCACGATGTCATTCCCATCCATCGCCAATTGGTACTGCCCATTGCTCAGCATTTGCATGTGTTTGCTCGCACCTGCAACAAGCATGACCGTTGTTTCATGCAACAGCCAGGTAGGGAATGCTCTTGCGCCAAGGTGTTTGGCAACTGCGGCATATACTGCACTTCGTTCGTCTTGGATATCAATCTCTTGTTTCCAACTAGCTACCTGAGCAAGCTGTGTTTGGAGTTGTTCAACACGTACCGAGGCTTGGGTCAAGGCACGTGCCACGGCAATAGGCGGTTCACCCGCATGCATATCAACCCCGGCTTGTTGACAGAGCATTTGAACGTCATTACGAAGCGCCATGCCCTCTTGTTCACGCCGATTGCGAACAGATTCAGCCTCGTTCCACGCCTCAGCCACTCCGGGTCGTGTCTGATGCGCCCAGGTGACCAATCGTTCCCAGCTGCCCACGACATCGCCAGTATCTATGGCCGGTGGCTGCAAACTCGCTACATTCAGTCGGTACTGGTCGAGCACTTGGATAAAGTGTTCACTTGCTTGTTGTTCACTCGCTAATGTCCGTTGGTCACGCTCCAGTGTTGTTGCTGCTTGGCTAACTGCCGTACTCAGTTCACGCCACCGCTGTTTAAACGTGGTTTCTTGATCAAGTATCGACTGGGCTTGAGCCATGGTCATCAATGCTGCGATCTCTCGCTCATGGGCTTCCAACGCGGCTTTGGCGGATCTGGCACGTTCTTCGTCCTGTTTGGCCTGGGCTGTGGCATTGTTGATCGCAACCTTCACCCCTTCCAACGTTCGAATGGCATGGTCATAACGCTGCTGGGCTTGATAAATCGCGGCCTGGTCAGCTTGCATCCCCAATGCGGGGGCTTGTGCGGTCACAGTGTTTGCACAGACCGGGCAGGTATCGCCTTCATGGAGATCTTTCGCTGCTTCGGCCGCTGCATTATCACGGGCAATTTGATCACGATGAATACGTGCACGATGTAACGCTTCTTGAGCAGGGGCAAGTTCCTGTTCTTTTTCGGTAATCATGGGTGCCCATGCCTCGGCCTGCTTTGTTGCTTGAAGATGGGCTTGAATCAAATCCTTGGTTTGTCCATGAGCGCGTATCGCCGCGTGCGCTGCGGCAGTATCGGGTGCCTCACCCAGGGCATCTCGCTGCGTAAGGAGGGTGCGATAGGCAGATTCACTCGTCTGCACCTGGGTAGCCAAGGTCGCCACCCGCTCACCATGGGCAACCAGATCCTTTGGTGCAGGGCCAATGGCGTCCAGGGCGTCAAGCAACCCCTTTTGGCGCTTCACTTCTTCATTGGCTTGCGCATAGGCAGCTCGGCCGGCTTCGAGACGTGCAAAGGCTTGGTCAACGGCATCGGTGATACGTTGAAGATCCTCAACTCGGCCCATCGCTTGAGCCAAGTCTGCTTCCTGCACATCCCCAACCTGGTGTACTTGTACTCGCAGTTGTGATGCCATCGCCTCAGCCACTTTTGATTCTGTACTGGCCTGTTGACGAATCTGTTCATAGAGCCCTGTTCCCAGCAGACTTGACAACAAGTTTTGTCGGTCCTTAGGTGTGGCCGTCAATAAGGAGGCGAAGGCCCCTTGGGGGAGCACAACCGCTTTGGTGAACTCGTCAAATGTGAGGCCCAATAATCCCGTGACCGCTTCGGTTAGCTCGTCTGCCGTTGCAGCCAATACCTGTGGGTTTGGCGAGAGGCGCTCTAAGGCGGCTTCATCAGTCGATGCACCTTGTTTGGTGCGCTTAACACGGCGAATCGCTCGGTAGGTTGTTGCACGAATAGAGAACGTTAACGCCACAGCCATCTCTTTTGCACCCACGCTGATCAATGGCTCTATCGTTCTCCCCCCAAGACGAGCAACTCGCCCGTACAGCACAAAACAGATCGCATCAATAATTGAGCTTTTCCCTGATCCGGTTGGCCCAACAACCGCAAAAAGCCCCAGATCACTGAAGGATATAACCGTTTCTTCGGTGAATGTCGCCAACCCTCGAATCGTTAATTGTTCGGGTTTCATCGGAGTTCCTGCCCGGTCGTCAACACCGTTGCTGATGCGTCAGGGACCACGGATTCTGGCTGATGAACCGTATCGAGGAGCAGTTCAAAGGCGCTTTGGATACGCGGGTCGTGTTCACCCTTTTCAGCACAATATTGGGCAAACAGTTCAGCGGCTGATTGTTGTAGTCGATCATCTGTGCCTTGTTCGTCTATCTCATCGTGCTGGTGCTCAACACGAATATCGACGAGGGCTTCTCCGAAGTGTTCACGCAGCTGAGGCACCGTATCAGCCAACGTTTCACCTGTGACATAGACGCGAAGCCAGGCATGGCCAGGAGGACTGGTCTCAAAAAGTGAGGAGGCCGGTCCCCGTAAGGTCAGCATCTGTTTGCCTGAGGTAAGCGGGACTGTGCGAATCTGTGGATCTTGCTCCGTGTATAGCGTTACGACGGCCGCCTGAGGCTTATGGCGGTGTTCCCCAAAATCAAGCGATAACGGTGAACCGCTGTAGGAGGTGATGGGAGCATTGGCTACTTGCTGTGCCGCGTGAATATGCCCTAGGGCTATCCAATCCCAGTCAATTGAAAACGCGCTCGGGTCAACGGCATACCGGTCAAGGATATGAATGTCGCGTTCACCACCGCCAACCGTGGCGCCAAAGGTTGATACGTGACCCATCAAGATACGGTGTCCTTGACGCCCTTGTACCCGTTCAACCTCGTAGATTTCCTTCAACAGGAACTGGGCATATTGGTGATACAGCGTTGAATACGCCTCGTGCATACTCAAGTCGGTGCTTTGCGCGTCAATAATGGCATCAGGACGAACCGCGTTGCGGTGGTGTAAAAACGGGAGACAGGCAATATGCGCGATGTCCCCAGCGCTGGTTTCAATGGTGACTACCCCGCCCTCCGTGCCAGGACGTACTTGTCCAAGGGCGTAAATCTCATTGGTTGCCAACAACCCCCGAAGAGCCTCCAAGCGTCGTGGGTTATCATGGTTGCCTGCAATCGTCACAACTGGCGCGATGGCAGCAAGACGACTAAAGGCACGCCAGACAATCTGCTCACTCTCAGCAGATGGCGTTTGTACATCGAATTGATCGCCGGCAACCAAAATGAGATCAACCGCTTCTTGCTCGGCCAGGGCGACAAGTTCATCAAGCACCGCTTCATGTTCGTCAGCTCGACTGCGACCACGAACGGTCCGGCCAACGTGCCAGTCAGCAGTATGCAAGATTTTCACACCTTCTCCTTGCCTATCGGATGTGATCGGTAATCTTGCAGCTTAACGCTTATCGGACGGATGTTCGATTTTGATATGTGGATTGGGTTCAGTGAGGACAGGTGCAGTCTCATCGTGTTGAAAGAGGGCAGCCAATTCAGTGTGCCCGGAGAGTTCCATATCAGGATCAGACTCGGGTGAAGCTAGATGCTTTTCAACCCAAAAACGATCTATGGTGCTCATTTCTGTGGCTTGTTGGGGATGCCCGATGGCAAACCCCTGTCCGAGATCAGCACCGAGCTTTTGGAGCCATTGCGCCTGATCGGGTTCCTCAACACCTTCGCCTACAACCGTCATCCCCATGGAGTGGGCCATACCAACAACAGACCGGACAACTTCAATATCATCCACTTGGTTAGTACCCAGCCCAGCCACATAGGTA is from Stomatohabitans albus and encodes:
- a CDS encoding SMC family ATPase, whose amino-acid sequence is MKPEQLTIRGLATFTEETVISFSDLGLFAVVGPTGSGKSSIIDAICFVLYGRVARLGGRTIEPLISVGAKEMAVALTFSIRATTYRAIRRVKRTKQGASTDEAALERLSPNPQVLAATADELTEAVTGLLGLTFDEFTKAVVLPQGAFASLLTATPKDRQNLLSSLLGTGLYEQIRQQASTESKVAEAMASQLRVQVHQVGDVQEADLAQAMGRVEDLQRITDAVDQAFARLEAGRAAYAQANEEVKRQKGLLDALDAIGPAPKDLVAHGERVATLATQVQTSESAYRTLLTQRDALGEAPDTAAAHAAIRAHGQTKDLIQAHLQATKQAEAWAPMITEKEQELAPAQEALHRARIHRDQIARDNAAAEAAKDLHEGDTCPVCANTVTAQAPALGMQADQAAIYQAQQRYDHAIRTLEGVKVAINNATAQAKQDEERARSAKAALEAHEREIAALMTMAQAQSILDQETTFKQRWRELSTAVSQAATTLERDQRTLASEQQASEHFIQVLDQYRLNVASLQPPAIDTGDVVGSWERLVTWAHQTRPGVAEAWNEAESVRNRREQEGMALRNDVQMLCQQAGVDMHAGEPPIAVARALTQASVRVEQLQTQLAQVASWKQEIDIQDERSAVYAAVAKHLGARAFPTWLLHETTVMLVAGASKHMQMLSNGQYQLAMDGNDIVVIDRSNANLTRSVRTLSGGETFLASLALALALADYIHRIAASPVAIDSLFIDEGFGSLDSDALDQAAQALEQLGATDRMVGVITHVPELAERLPNRIRVLRQAGSSKIVSE
- a CDS encoding exonuclease subunit SbcD codes for the protein MKILHTADWHVGRTVRGRSRADEHEAVLDELVALAEQEAVDLILVAGDQFDVQTPSAESEQIVWRAFSRLAAIAPVVTIAGNHDNPRRLEALRGLLATNEIYALGQVRPGTEGGVVTIETSAGDIAHIACLPFLHHRNAVRPDAIIDAQSTDLSMHEAYSTLYHQYAQFLLKEIYEVERVQGRQGHRILMGHVSTFGATVGGGERDIHILDRYAVDPSAFSIDWDWIALGHIHAAQQVANAPITSYSGSPLSLDFGEHRHKPQAAVVTLYTEQDPQIRTVPLTSGKQMLTLRGPASSLFETSPPGHAWLRVYVTGETLADTVPQLREHFGEALVDIRVEHQHDEIDEQGTDDRLQQSAAELFAQYCAEKGEHDPRIQSAFELLLDTVHQPESVVPDASATVLTTGQELR